One genomic segment of Drosophila melanogaster chromosome 3R includes these proteins:
- the Mrp5 gene encoding multidrug resistance protein 5, isoform E: protein MQSMKADELPENPREKSNIFSSLMFCFAMPTFFKGRKKTLDENDLYRALQEHRSDHLGSKLSAAWEKEVEKKRKKKKTPSLLKASMNVFGWRLAGLGLVLFILEIGFRVTQPLFLGGLVAYYADASNQEGDNQTKAYLYALGVILTSACNVLFMHPYMLGMFHIGMKARIAMTSMIYRKALRLSRTALGDTTIGQVVNLISNDVGRLDVSVIHMNYLWLGPVEIGIITYLMYREIGISAFFGVAVMLLFIPLQAYLGKKTSVLRLKTALRTDERVRMMNEIISGIQVIKMYAWEIPFSKMINYVRTKEMNAIRNVNYIRGTLQSFIMFVTRISVFVSLVGFVLLGKLLTAEKAFVITAYYNILRNTMTVYFPMGISQFAELLVSIRRIQTFMLHEETKVRDKSEDLDEQKLGKAGLIAEPTVAQTTGVLKPSSRRTSEAEHSIVISKLKAKWDQKNTDNTLDNISLKFKPRQLVAVIGPVGSGKSSLIQAVLGELNPDSGSVKVNGTLSYASQEPWLFTGTVRQNILFGLPMDKHRYRTVVKRCALERDFELLPYADKTIVGERGASLSGGQKARISLARAVYRKADIYLLDDPLSAVDTHVGRHLFDQCMRGFLREEIVLLVTHQLQFLEQADVIVIMDKGKISAMGTYESMAKSGLDFAQMLTDPSKKDEGAGDAPDKKSLSRQNSKLRDRHGSISSMESAAESLAAESPMQTQEGRVEGRIGMKLYKKYFGANGYGLFIVFAFFCIGAQVLASGGDIFLSYWVNKNGEAERDTFMARLRRAFPETRINADTDPVDIYYFTGINVSVIIFSLVRSMLFFYLAMRSSTTLHNTMFQGVTRAAMHFFNTNPSGRILNRFSKDLGQVDEILPSVMMDVMQIFLAIVGIVVVLCIINVWYILATVFLVIVFYLLRVFYLSTSRDVKRLEAVTRSPIYSHLSASLNGLATIRAFGAQKELIAEFDNYQDMHSSGYYMFLATSRAFGYWLDCVCVVYIAVITLSFFLFSPENGGDVGLAITQAMGMTGMVQWGMRQSAELENTMTAVERVVEYEDLEPEGDFESKPNKKPPKDWPEDGKIVFDDLSLKYFPDKAADYVLRSLNIAIEGCEKVGIVGRTGAGKSSLINALFRLSYNEGAILIDRRDTNDLGLHDLRSKISIIPQEPVLFSGTMRYNLDPFDEYSDAKLWESLEEVKLKQVVADLPSGLQSKISEGGTNFSVGQRQLVCLARAILRENRILVMDEATANVDPQTDALIQTTIRNKFKDCTVLTIAHRLHTVMDSDKVLVMDAGKAVEFGSPFELLTTSEKKVFHSMVKQTGDSTFDALLKVAQKVGLRFKIQCNLSTCLSSLSSFQAHDDNLRLKKDSXHFAVPKAFKDYILKILEPITNHPAANAGIQKTFLFAEASKQKLLG, encoded by the exons ATGCAGTCAATGAAAGCCGATGAACTGCCGGAGAATCCGCGCGAGAAGTCCAACATCTTCTCATCTTTGATGTTCTG CTTTGCCATGCCCACTTTCTTCAAGGGACGCAAAAAGACACTGGATGAGAATGATTTGTACCGCGCCTTACAGGAGCACAGATCAG ATCACCTGGGCAGCAAGCTGAGCGCGGCGTGGGAGAAGGAGGTCGAAAAGAAGCGCAAAAAGAAGAAGACCCCCAGCCTGCTGAAGGCCTCGATGAACGTGTTTGGCTGGCGCCTGGCCGGTCTAGGCCTGGTCCTCTTCATCTTGGAGATCGGTTTCCG AGTCACCCAGCCGCTGTTCCTGGGCGGTCTGGTGGCCTACTATGCGGACGCGAGCAACCAGGAAGGCGATAACCAGACGAAGGCATACCTCTACGCCCTGGGCGTGATCTTGACAAGCGCCTGCAACGTGCTCTTCATGCATCCCTACATGCTGGGCATGTTCCACATCGGCATGAAGGCCAGAATAGCCATGACAA GCATGATATATCGGAAGGCGCTGCGATTGAGTCGAACGGCGCTGGGCGATACCACAATTGGTCAGGTGGTCAATCTCATCTCGAACGATGTGGGCCGGCTGGACGTTTCGGTCATCCACATGAACTATTTATGGCTGGGTCCGGTGGAGATTGGCATTAtcacgtacctcatgtacAGGGAG ATTGGTATCTCCGCCTTCTTCGGCGTGGCGGTGATGTTGCTGTTTATACCCCTGCAAGCCTATCTGGGCAAGAAGACCTCCGTGCTGCGATTGAAAACGGCTCTGCGGACGGATGAGCGAGTGCGCATGATGAACGAGATCATTTCGGGCATCCAGGTGATCAAGATGTATGCGTGGGAAATTCCCTTCAGCAAGATGATCAACTATGTGCGCACCAAGGAGATGAACGCCATCCGCAATGTGAACTACATCCGAGGCACGCTGCAAAGCTTCATCATGTTCGTCACGAGGATATCGGTGTTTGTGAGCTTGGTTGGATTCGTGCTGCTTGGAAAGCTTCTGACCGCCGAGAAGGCCTTCGTGATCACCGCCTACTACAATATCCTGCGTAACACCATGACCGTCTACTTCCCCATGGGAATATCCCAGTTTGCCGAACTATTGGTCTCGATCCGCCGTATCCAGACATTCATGCTGCACGAGGAGACAAAGGTGCGTGACAAGTCGGAGGACCTGGACGAGCAGAAGCTGGGCAAGGCGGGTCTAATTGCTGAACCCACAGTGGCCCAGACCACTGGTGTCCTGAAGCCAAGCAGTCGTCGCACCAGCGAAGCGGAGCACAGTATCGTCATAAGCAAGCTAAAGGCCAAATGGGATCAGAAGAACACGGACAACACGTTGGATAACATTTCGCTAAAGTTCAAGCCGCGTCAACTTGTGGCCGTCATTGGACCAGTGGGCTCTGGAAAATCAAGCTTGATTCAGGCTGTGCTGGGAGAACTGAATCCGGATTCTGGTTCGGTCAAAGTCAACGGAACTCTCTCGTACGCCTCCCAGGAGCCGTGGCTCTTCACCGGCACTGTTCGCCAGAACATCCTCTTCGGACTGCCCATGGATAAGCATCGCTACCGCACTGTGGTCAAAAGGTGTGCCCTGGAGCGGGACTTCGAGCTGTTGCCCTATGCTGACAAGACTATTGTGGGTGAGAGAGGAGCATCTCTCTCCGGAGGACAGAAGGCGCGTATAAGTTTGGCCAGAGCTGTTTACCGGAAGGCTGACATCTACCTGTTGGACGATCCCCTTAGTGCCGTGGATACCCATGTCGGACGTCATCTGTTCGATCAGTGTATGCGTGGATTCCTGCGCGAGGAAATCGTACTGCTTGTGACCCATCAACTGCAGTTCCTAGAACAGGCCGACGTTATTGTGATCATGGACAAGGGCAAGATCAGCGCTATGGGCACCTACGAGTCCATGGCCAAGAGCGGTTTGGACTTCGCCCAAATGCTGACGGATCCCAGCAAGAAGGATGAGGGTGCCGGTGATGCCCCGGACAAGAAGAGCCTCTCGAGGCAGAACAGTAAATTGCGCGACCGACACGGTAGCATCTCCTCCATGGAATCTGCTGCCGAATCCTTGGCGGCGGAGTCACCCATGCAGACGCAGGAAGGTCGCGTCGAGGGGCGCATAGGAATGAAGCTCTACAAAAAGTACTTTGGAGCGAATGGCTACGGACTGTTTATCGTATTTGCGTTCTTCTGCATTGGTGCCCAGGTGCTGGCCTCTGGTGGTGATATCTTCTTGTCCTACTG GGTGAACAAAAATGGTGAAGCTGAGCGTGATACCTTTATGGCCAGATTGAGACGCGCCTTCCCCGAAACCCGCATCAATGCCGATACCGATCCTGTTGACATCTACTACTTCACCGGCATCAATGTGTCTGTGATCATCTTCTCGCTGGTGCGGAGCATGCTCTTCTTCTACCTGGCAATGCGCAGTTCGACGACCCTGCACAACACCATGTTCCAAGGTGTGACCCGAGCGGCGATGCATTTCTTCAACACCAATCCCTCCGGACGCATCCTCAATCGCTTCTCCAAGGACTTGGGTCAAGTGGACGAGATTCTTCCCTCCGTGATGATGGACGTGATGCAGATCTTCCTCGCAATCGTGGGCATCGTAGTCGTCCTATGTATCATTAACGTTTGGTACATCCTCGCCACGGTGTTCCTTGTGATCGTTTTCTACCTCCTGCGCGTCTTCTATCTGAGCACATCCCGTGACGTGAAGCGACTCGAAGCTGTCA CACGCTCCCCCATTTACTCCCACTTGAGTGCTTCCCTTAATGGCCTGGCCACCATCCGAGCATTTGGAGCGCAGAAGGAACTGATTGCCGAATTCGACAACTACCAGGATATGCACAGCTCTGGCTACTATATGTTCCTTGCCACGAGTCGAGCCTTTGGATACTGGCTCGACTGCGTTTGTGTTGTCTACATCGCTGTAATCACATTGAGCTTCTTCCTCTTCTCCCCGGAGAACGGAGGTGACGTCGGTCTTGCTATTACCCAAGCCATGGGCATGACCGGTATGGTCCAGTGGGGAATGAGACAATCGGCCGAGCTGGAAAACACAATGACGGCAGTGGAGAGAGTGGTGGAATATGAGGATCTTGAACCGGAGGGTGACTTCGAATCcaagccaaataaaaagccGCCAAAGGATTGGCCAGAGGATGGAAAGATCGTGTTCGACGACCTCTCGCTGAAGTACTTCCCCGACAAGGCGGCCGACTACGTGCTCCGATCCCTGAACATCGCTATCGAGGGTTGCGAAAAGGTGGGCATTGTGGGACGAACTGGTGCCGGCAAATCTTCGCTGATCAACGCTCTGTTCCGTCTGTCCTACAACGAGGGAGCCATCCTGATCGACAGGCGCGACACCAACGACCTGGGACTGCACGATCTGCGCAGCAAGATCTCCATTATTCCTCAGGAACCGGTGCTGTTCTCGGGCACCATGCGTTACAATCTGGATCCCTTCGACGAGTATAGCGACGCCAAGCTGTGGGAGTCTCTGGAGGAGGTTAAGCTTAAGCAAGTGGTGGCTGATCTTCCCAGTGGTTTGCAGAGCAAGATATCCGAAGGCGGCACCAACTTCAGCGTGGGACAGCGACAGCTGGTGTGCCTAGCTAGGGCCATTCTCCGAGAGAATCGCATTTTGGTGATGGACGAGGCAACGGCTAACGTCGATCCGCAGACGGATGCTCTTATCCAGACGACGATTAGGAACAAATTCAAGGACTGCACGGTGCTCACGATTGCCCATCGATTGCATACGGTTATGGACTCGGACAAGGTGCTAGTAATGGACGCAGGAAAGGCGGTGGAGTTCGGATCTCCGTTCGAGCTGCTCACAACCAGCGAGAAGAAGGTCTTCCACAGCATGGTGAAGCAGACGGGAGACTCCACTTTCGATGCCCTGCTGAAGGTTGCCCAAAAGGTGGGATTGCGTTTTAAGATTCAATGTAACTTGTCCACATGCCTAAGCTCTTTGTCTTCCTTTCAGGCCCATGATGACAACCTGCGGCTCAAGAAGGATTCTTGACATTTCGCCGTTCCGAAGGCTTTTAAAGACTACATACTTAAGATACTGGAACCAATTACGAATCATCCGGCGGCCAATGCGGGCATTCAGAAGACCTTCCTCTTTGCGGAGGCCTCCAAGCAGAAGTTGTTAGGATAG
- the Mrp5 gene encoding multidrug resistance protein 5, isoform C, producing the protein MQSMKADELPENPREKSNIFSSLMFCFAMPTFFKGRKKTLDENDLYRALQEHRSDHLGSKLSAAWEKEVEKKRKKKKTPSLLKASMNVFGWRLAGLGLVLFILEIGFRVTQPLFLGGLVAYYADASNQEGDNQTKAYLYALGVILTSACNVLFMHPYMLGMFHIGMKARIAMTSMIYRKALRLSRTALGDTTIGQVVNLISNDVGRLDVSVIHMNYLWLGPVEIGIITYLMYREIGISAFFGVAVMLLFIPLQAYLGKKTSVLRLKTALRTDERVRMMNEIISGIQVIKMYAWEIPFSKMINYVRTKEMNAIRNVNYIRGTLQSFIMFVTRISVFVSLVGFVLLGKLLTAEKAFVITAYYNILRNTMTVYFPMGISQFAELLVSIRRIQTFMLHEETKVRDKSEDLDEQKLGKAGLIAEPTVAQTTGVLKPSSRRTSEAEHSIVISKLKAKWDQKNTDNTLDNISLKFKPRQLVAVIGPVGSGKSSLIQAVLGELNPDSGSVKVNGTLSYASQEPWLFTGTVRQNILFGLPMDKHRYRTVVKRCALERDFELLPYADKTIVGERGASLSGGQKARISLARAVYRKADIYLLDDPLSAVDTHVGRHLFDQCMRGFLREEIVLLVTHQLQFLEQADVIVIMDKGKISAMGTYESMAKSGLDFAQMLTDPSKKDEGAGDAPDKKSLSRQNSKLRDRHGSISSMESAAESLAAESPMQTQEGRVEGRIGMKLYKKYFGANGYGLFIVFAFFCIGAQVLASGGDIFLSYWVNKNGEAERDTFMARLRRAFPETRINADTDPVDIYYFTGINVSVIIFSLVRSMLFFYLAMRSSTTLHNTMFQGVTRAAMHFFNTNPSGRILNRFSKDLGQVDEILPSVMMDVMQIFLAIVGIVVVLCIINVWYILATVFLVIVFYLLRVFYLSTSRDVKRLEAVTRSPIYSHLSASLNGLATIRAFGAQKELIAEFDNYQDMHSSGYYMFLATSRAFGYWLDCVCVVYIAVITLSFFLFSPENGGDVGLAITQAMGMTGMVQWGMRQSAELENTMTAVERVVEYEDLEPEGDFESKPNKKPPKDWPEDGKIVFDDLSLKYFPDKAADYVLRSLNIAIEGCEKVGIVGRTGAGKSSLINALFRLSYNEGAILIDRRDTNDLGLHDLRSKISIIPQEPVLFSGTMRYNLDPFDEYSDAKLWESLEEVKLKQVVADLPSGLQSKISEGGTNFSVGQRQLVCLARAILRENRILVMDEATANVDPQTDALIQTTIRNKFKDCTVLTIAHRLHTVMDSDKVLVMDAGKAVEFGSPFELLTTSEKKVFHSMVKQTGDSTFDALLKVAQKVGLRFKIQCNLSTCLSSLSSFQAHDDNLRLKKDS; encoded by the exons ATGCAGTCAATGAAAGCCGATGAACTGCCGGAGAATCCGCGCGAGAAGTCCAACATCTTCTCATCTTTGATGTTCTG CTTTGCCATGCCCACTTTCTTCAAGGGACGCAAAAAGACACTGGATGAGAATGATTTGTACCGCGCCTTACAGGAGCACAGATCAG ATCACCTGGGCAGCAAGCTGAGCGCGGCGTGGGAGAAGGAGGTCGAAAAGAAGCGCAAAAAGAAGAAGACCCCCAGCCTGCTGAAGGCCTCGATGAACGTGTTTGGCTGGCGCCTGGCCGGTCTAGGCCTGGTCCTCTTCATCTTGGAGATCGGTTTCCG AGTCACCCAGCCGCTGTTCCTGGGCGGTCTGGTGGCCTACTATGCGGACGCGAGCAACCAGGAAGGCGATAACCAGACGAAGGCATACCTCTACGCCCTGGGCGTGATCTTGACAAGCGCCTGCAACGTGCTCTTCATGCATCCCTACATGCTGGGCATGTTCCACATCGGCATGAAGGCCAGAATAGCCATGACAA GCATGATATATCGGAAGGCGCTGCGATTGAGTCGAACGGCGCTGGGCGATACCACAATTGGTCAGGTGGTCAATCTCATCTCGAACGATGTGGGCCGGCTGGACGTTTCGGTCATCCACATGAACTATTTATGGCTGGGTCCGGTGGAGATTGGCATTAtcacgtacctcatgtacAGGGAG ATTGGTATCTCCGCCTTCTTCGGCGTGGCGGTGATGTTGCTGTTTATACCCCTGCAAGCCTATCTGGGCAAGAAGACCTCCGTGCTGCGATTGAAAACGGCTCTGCGGACGGATGAGCGAGTGCGCATGATGAACGAGATCATTTCGGGCATCCAGGTGATCAAGATGTATGCGTGGGAAATTCCCTTCAGCAAGATGATCAACTATGTGCGCACCAAGGAGATGAACGCCATCCGCAATGTGAACTACATCCGAGGCACGCTGCAAAGCTTCATCATGTTCGTCACGAGGATATCGGTGTTTGTGAGCTTGGTTGGATTCGTGCTGCTTGGAAAGCTTCTGACCGCCGAGAAGGCCTTCGTGATCACCGCCTACTACAATATCCTGCGTAACACCATGACCGTCTACTTCCCCATGGGAATATCCCAGTTTGCCGAACTATTGGTCTCGATCCGCCGTATCCAGACATTCATGCTGCACGAGGAGACAAAGGTGCGTGACAAGTCGGAGGACCTGGACGAGCAGAAGCTGGGCAAGGCGGGTCTAATTGCTGAACCCACAGTGGCCCAGACCACTGGTGTCCTGAAGCCAAGCAGTCGTCGCACCAGCGAAGCGGAGCACAGTATCGTCATAAGCAAGCTAAAGGCCAAATGGGATCAGAAGAACACGGACAACACGTTGGATAACATTTCGCTAAAGTTCAAGCCGCGTCAACTTGTGGCCGTCATTGGACCAGTGGGCTCTGGAAAATCAAGCTTGATTCAGGCTGTGCTGGGAGAACTGAATCCGGATTCTGGTTCGGTCAAAGTCAACGGAACTCTCTCGTACGCCTCCCAGGAGCCGTGGCTCTTCACCGGCACTGTTCGCCAGAACATCCTCTTCGGACTGCCCATGGATAAGCATCGCTACCGCACTGTGGTCAAAAGGTGTGCCCTGGAGCGGGACTTCGAGCTGTTGCCCTATGCTGACAAGACTATTGTGGGTGAGAGAGGAGCATCTCTCTCCGGAGGACAGAAGGCGCGTATAAGTTTGGCCAGAGCTGTTTACCGGAAGGCTGACATCTACCTGTTGGACGATCCCCTTAGTGCCGTGGATACCCATGTCGGACGTCATCTGTTCGATCAGTGTATGCGTGGATTCCTGCGCGAGGAAATCGTACTGCTTGTGACCCATCAACTGCAGTTCCTAGAACAGGCCGACGTTATTGTGATCATGGACAAGGGCAAGATCAGCGCTATGGGCACCTACGAGTCCATGGCCAAGAGCGGTTTGGACTTCGCCCAAATGCTGACGGATCCCAGCAAGAAGGATGAGGGTGCCGGTGATGCCCCGGACAAGAAGAGCCTCTCGAGGCAGAACAGTAAATTGCGCGACCGACACGGTAGCATCTCCTCCATGGAATCTGCTGCCGAATCCTTGGCGGCGGAGTCACCCATGCAGACGCAGGAAGGTCGCGTCGAGGGGCGCATAGGAATGAAGCTCTACAAAAAGTACTTTGGAGCGAATGGCTACGGACTGTTTATCGTATTTGCGTTCTTCTGCATTGGTGCCCAGGTGCTGGCCTCTGGTGGTGATATCTTCTTGTCCTACTG GGTGAACAAAAATGGTGAAGCTGAGCGTGATACCTTTATGGCCAGATTGAGACGCGCCTTCCCCGAAACCCGCATCAATGCCGATACCGATCCTGTTGACATCTACTACTTCACCGGCATCAATGTGTCTGTGATCATCTTCTCGCTGGTGCGGAGCATGCTCTTCTTCTACCTGGCAATGCGCAGTTCGACGACCCTGCACAACACCATGTTCCAAGGTGTGACCCGAGCGGCGATGCATTTCTTCAACACCAATCCCTCCGGACGCATCCTCAATCGCTTCTCCAAGGACTTGGGTCAAGTGGACGAGATTCTTCCCTCCGTGATGATGGACGTGATGCAGATCTTCCTCGCAATCGTGGGCATCGTAGTCGTCCTATGTATCATTAACGTTTGGTACATCCTCGCCACGGTGTTCCTTGTGATCGTTTTCTACCTCCTGCGCGTCTTCTATCTGAGCACATCCCGTGACGTGAAGCGACTCGAAGCTGTCA CACGCTCCCCCATTTACTCCCACTTGAGTGCTTCCCTTAATGGCCTGGCCACCATCCGAGCATTTGGAGCGCAGAAGGAACTGATTGCCGAATTCGACAACTACCAGGATATGCACAGCTCTGGCTACTATATGTTCCTTGCCACGAGTCGAGCCTTTGGATACTGGCTCGACTGCGTTTGTGTTGTCTACATCGCTGTAATCACATTGAGCTTCTTCCTCTTCTCCCCGGAGAACGGAGGTGACGTCGGTCTTGCTATTACCCAAGCCATGGGCATGACCGGTATGGTCCAGTGGGGAATGAGACAATCGGCCGAGCTGGAAAACACAATGACGGCAGTGGAGAGAGTGGTGGAATATGAGGATCTTGAACCGGAGGGTGACTTCGAATCcaagccaaataaaaagccGCCAAAGGATTGGCCAGAGGATGGAAAGATCGTGTTCGACGACCTCTCGCTGAAGTACTTCCCCGACAAGGCGGCCGACTACGTGCTCCGATCCCTGAACATCGCTATCGAGGGTTGCGAAAAGGTGGGCATTGTGGGACGAACTGGTGCCGGCAAATCTTCGCTGATCAACGCTCTGTTCCGTCTGTCCTACAACGAGGGAGCCATCCTGATCGACAGGCGCGACACCAACGACCTGGGACTGCACGATCTGCGCAGCAAGATCTCCATTATTCCTCAGGAACCGGTGCTGTTCTCGGGCACCATGCGTTACAATCTGGATCCCTTCGACGAGTATAGCGACGCCAAGCTGTGGGAGTCTCTGGAGGAGGTTAAGCTTAAGCAAGTGGTGGCTGATCTTCCCAGTGGTTTGCAGAGCAAGATATCCGAAGGCGGCACCAACTTCAGCGTGGGACAGCGACAGCTGGTGTGCCTAGCTAGGGCCATTCTCCGAGAGAATCGCATTTTGGTGATGGACGAGGCAACGGCTAACGTCGATCCGCAGACGGATGCTCTTATCCAGACGACGATTAGGAACAAATTCAAGGACTGCACGGTGCTCACGATTGCCCATCGATTGCATACGGTTATGGACTCGGACAAGGTGCTAGTAATGGACGCAGGAAAGGCGGTGGAGTTCGGATCTCCGTTCGAGCTGCTCACAACCAGCGAGAAGAAGGTCTTCCACAGCATGGTGAAGCAGACGGGAGACTCCACTTTCGATGCCCTGCTGAAGGTTGCCCAAAAGGTGGGATTGCGTTTTAAGATTCAATGTAACTTGTCCACATGCCTAAGCTCTTTGTCTTCCTTTCAGGCCCATGATGACAACCTGCGGCTCAAGAAGGATTCTTGA
- the Mrp5 gene encoding multidrug resistance protein 5, isoform D — MQSMKADELPENPREKSNIFSSLMFCFAMPTFFKGRKKTLDENDLYRALQEHRSDHLGSKLSAAWEKEVEKKRKKKKTPSLLKASMNVFGWRLAGLGLVLFILEIGFRVTQPLFLGGLVAYYADASNQEGDNQTKAYLYALGVILTSACNVLFMHPYMLGMFHIGMKARIAMTSMIYRKALRLSRTALGDTTIGQVVNLISNDVGRLDVSVIHMNYLWLGPVEIGIITYLMYREIGISAFFGVAVMLLFIPLQAYLGKKTSVLRLKTALRTDERVRMMNEIISGIQVIKMYAWEIPFSKMINYVRTKEMNAIRNVNYIRGTLQSFIMFVTRISVFVSLVGFVLLGKLLTAEKAFVITAYYNILRNTMTVYFPMGISQFAELLVSIRRIQTFMLHEETKVRDKSEDLDEQKLGKAGLIAEPTVAQTTGVLKPSSRRTSEAEHSIVISKLKAKWDQKNTDNTLDNISLKFKPRQLVAVIGPVGSGKSSLIQAVLGELNPDSGSVKVNGTLSYASQEPWLFTGTVRQNILFGLPMDKHRYRTVVKRCALERDFELLPYADKTIVGERGASLSGGQKARISLARAVYRKADIYLLDDPLSAVDTHVGRHLFDQCMRGFLREEIVLLVTHQLQFLEQADVIVIMDKGKISAMGTYESMAKSGLDFAQMLTDPSKKDEGAGDAPDKKSLSRQNSKLRDRHGSISSMESAAESLAAESPMQTQEGRVEGRIGMKLYKKYFGANGYGLFIVFAFFCIGAQVLASGGDIFLSYWVNKNGEAERDTFMARLRRAFPETRINADTDPVDIYYFTGINVSVIIFSLVRSMLFFYLAMRSSTTLHNTMFQGVTRAAMHFFNTNPSGRILNRFSKDLGQVDEILPSVMMDVMQIFLAIVGIVVVLCIINVWYILATVFLVIVFYLLRVFYLSTSRDVKRLEAVSLLNQYILYQQHAPPFTPT, encoded by the exons ATGCAGTCAATGAAAGCCGATGAACTGCCGGAGAATCCGCGCGAGAAGTCCAACATCTTCTCATCTTTGATGTTCTG CTTTGCCATGCCCACTTTCTTCAAGGGACGCAAAAAGACACTGGATGAGAATGATTTGTACCGCGCCTTACAGGAGCACAGATCAG ATCACCTGGGCAGCAAGCTGAGCGCGGCGTGGGAGAAGGAGGTCGAAAAGAAGCGCAAAAAGAAGAAGACCCCCAGCCTGCTGAAGGCCTCGATGAACGTGTTTGGCTGGCGCCTGGCCGGTCTAGGCCTGGTCCTCTTCATCTTGGAGATCGGTTTCCG AGTCACCCAGCCGCTGTTCCTGGGCGGTCTGGTGGCCTACTATGCGGACGCGAGCAACCAGGAAGGCGATAACCAGACGAAGGCATACCTCTACGCCCTGGGCGTGATCTTGACAAGCGCCTGCAACGTGCTCTTCATGCATCCCTACATGCTGGGCATGTTCCACATCGGCATGAAGGCCAGAATAGCCATGACAA GCATGATATATCGGAAGGCGCTGCGATTGAGTCGAACGGCGCTGGGCGATACCACAATTGGTCAGGTGGTCAATCTCATCTCGAACGATGTGGGCCGGCTGGACGTTTCGGTCATCCACATGAACTATTTATGGCTGGGTCCGGTGGAGATTGGCATTAtcacgtacctcatgtacAGGGAG ATTGGTATCTCCGCCTTCTTCGGCGTGGCGGTGATGTTGCTGTTTATACCCCTGCAAGCCTATCTGGGCAAGAAGACCTCCGTGCTGCGATTGAAAACGGCTCTGCGGACGGATGAGCGAGTGCGCATGATGAACGAGATCATTTCGGGCATCCAGGTGATCAAGATGTATGCGTGGGAAATTCCCTTCAGCAAGATGATCAACTATGTGCGCACCAAGGAGATGAACGCCATCCGCAATGTGAACTACATCCGAGGCACGCTGCAAAGCTTCATCATGTTCGTCACGAGGATATCGGTGTTTGTGAGCTTGGTTGGATTCGTGCTGCTTGGAAAGCTTCTGACCGCCGAGAAGGCCTTCGTGATCACCGCCTACTACAATATCCTGCGTAACACCATGACCGTCTACTTCCCCATGGGAATATCCCAGTTTGCCGAACTATTGGTCTCGATCCGCCGTATCCAGACATTCATGCTGCACGAGGAGACAAAGGTGCGTGACAAGTCGGAGGACCTGGACGAGCAGAAGCTGGGCAAGGCGGGTCTAATTGCTGAACCCACAGTGGCCCAGACCACTGGTGTCCTGAAGCCAAGCAGTCGTCGCACCAGCGAAGCGGAGCACAGTATCGTCATAAGCAAGCTAAAGGCCAAATGGGATCAGAAGAACACGGACAACACGTTGGATAACATTTCGCTAAAGTTCAAGCCGCGTCAACTTGTGGCCGTCATTGGACCAGTGGGCTCTGGAAAATCAAGCTTGATTCAGGCTGTGCTGGGAGAACTGAATCCGGATTCTGGTTCGGTCAAAGTCAACGGAACTCTCTCGTACGCCTCCCAGGAGCCGTGGCTCTTCACCGGCACTGTTCGCCAGAACATCCTCTTCGGACTGCCCATGGATAAGCATCGCTACCGCACTGTGGTCAAAAGGTGTGCCCTGGAGCGGGACTTCGAGCTGTTGCCCTATGCTGACAAGACTATTGTGGGTGAGAGAGGAGCATCTCTCTCCGGAGGACAGAAGGCGCGTATAAGTTTGGCCAGAGCTGTTTACCGGAAGGCTGACATCTACCTGTTGGACGATCCCCTTAGTGCCGTGGATACCCATGTCGGACGTCATCTGTTCGATCAGTGTATGCGTGGATTCCTGCGCGAGGAAATCGTACTGCTTGTGACCCATCAACTGCAGTTCCTAGAACAGGCCGACGTTATTGTGATCATGGACAAGGGCAAGATCAGCGCTATGGGCACCTACGAGTCCATGGCCAAGAGCGGTTTGGACTTCGCCCAAATGCTGACGGATCCCAGCAAGAAGGATGAGGGTGCCGGTGATGCCCCGGACAAGAAGAGCCTCTCGAGGCAGAACAGTAAATTGCGCGACCGACACGGTAGCATCTCCTCCATGGAATCTGCTGCCGAATCCTTGGCGGCGGAGTCACCCATGCAGACGCAGGAAGGTCGCGTCGAGGGGCGCATAGGAATGAAGCTCTACAAAAAGTACTTTGGAGCGAATGGCTACGGACTGTTTATCGTATTTGCGTTCTTCTGCATTGGTGCCCAGGTGCTGGCCTCTGGTGGTGATATCTTCTTGTCCTACTG GGTGAACAAAAATGGTGAAGCTGAGCGTGATACCTTTATGGCCAGATTGAGACGCGCCTTCCCCGAAACCCGCATCAATGCCGATACCGATCCTGTTGACATCTACTACTTCACCGGCATCAATGTGTCTGTGATCATCTTCTCGCTGGTGCGGAGCATGCTCTTCTTCTACCTGGCAATGCGCAGTTCGACGACCCTGCACAACACCATGTTCCAAGGTGTGACCCGAGCGGCGATGCATTTCTTCAACACCAATCCCTCCGGACGCATCCTCAATCGCTTCTCCAAGGACTTGGGTCAAGTGGACGAGATTCTTCCCTCCGTGATGATGGACGTGATGCAGATCTTCCTCGCAATCGTGGGCATCGTAGTCGTCCTATGTATCATTAACGTTTGGTACATCCTCGCCACGGTGTTCCTTGTGATCGTTTTCTACCTCCTGCGCGTCTTCTATCTGAGCACATCCCGTGACGTGAAGCGACTCGAAGCTGTCA GTTTATtaaatcaatatattttatatcaacaGCACGCTCCCCCATTTACTCCCACTTGA